The DNA region GCCACAGAGGTGAAGATGTTACGGCCCAAGTCCCTTCGAGAACCTATTGAGGTGTCCTGAATGCAAGATGAAAGATTGATGTGCCAGCATCAAATGAATGAACCAAACTCGCAAAGAACAATTCTCATACAAGACAATAAAGCAGTAACATCACTTACCTCTCGTTCATCACCTTTTCCTCCGGTAAAGAAACTTTCATGGGCAGAGATGACAGAGCAGGTGTGAAAAAGGGCTCTTTTTCAACTGCAACAAATGTTATACACCGGGGCATAGATGTCATATGCCTCGTGTCTTTGTTATTGAGAACAAAGCAACCATGGGAGGTTGAGGTGACCGGAGAAGGGGAGTTGGAGCAGCAACCCCAAGAACCTTGGGAACAAGGTTCCAGCCGAAGGGGTGGTGAATGATAGGACCCGAACGTGGGCCCTGTTACGCTCTGTTTGTGGAGGTTGGAACAGGGGAGGAAATGAGCTGTTACGAGAATGGGAGTTCAAAGCAATAGAGAACATGGCATTAACTAGTAGTTAAAGGGGCTGTGAGCGTTGTAGTCACTATTAGCGGTAGTGGTATGTGTCAACACAGTGGTATTAGTAACTGTCCAGTGTCTTGTATATAATAAGTGGATCAGTGGAATGCTCAGTGAGCAGTGTGAAGAAACTTATCCTATGTACTGAGGTTAGACTCCCATCCAAAGAAGAGTTTGAGCCTTTTTAAATTGTGTCTGCTATCTGTTCTGCTATTTACCAGAGGTATGAGGCTTACTCAACTTATCCTTACCAAACTTGCAGGTTTTAGAGGAACTCCCTTGATACTACAGGGAGTTTATATGCAAATGACATTTTGTTGGCATAATGCCGTATCTTTTAAGGATAATTTTCTAACTTCATATTATAAATCTGATTAGAACGGCTCGATTTTTATTAGAAGCTTGTGATTTAGTTTTTGATGCAGCAAAGAAGAATGAATGGTTACAATATAGATTAAAACGTCCATTTTGAATAGCATAATGTGATTGATTTGTAAATTAACTTGGTGGAGTCACTGATATCAGTAACCAAATGATCAGAGTATCTCCTACtgatatttatctatttttataattttcaggGTTGTGAACTTGGATCAAGTTGAGACATGGAAGATGTCATAACTGAGATTCCCCCACCTTCAAGGTTCTTTCAGGAAGATCTCAATAACTTTACTCCTCCATCACCACCTCTTCCATCTCCCTTCCTCGTTTTTTCTAATCCTAAACCTGATGAACCTCTTCGTCCCTCTTTCCTCATCGTCGCCATATCTTCCCCATCTCTTTATGTTTTCCACCATCTATCCACTAAATCTCTAATTGGAAGTCTCGTCCTACCTGAGATCTCTTTCGCTGGAAACTCGAGTGAACCCTCTCTTGGAGATAAATCCTGCAACATCTACACCCTCAATGTTGGTGATGATTCAATTATCCTCATCTCTGTTCCGTGCTCCATTGCAGCGGAGAGATCTCACATTGTTGCAAAGTTGCTGATTGCTGATAAAATTATTCCTCAGAGGGTTCTGATATTGGATTCAGTTCAGAGTCGAAATTTTCGTGGTAAGCTGTCACCGGATGAGGCATTTGCTTTCAAGCTGGAGACGTCATCAGAAAGAAATGGGTTGGGTGAGGGTAATGGAGGTTCATCATTGTTAAAGGGTATAGACTACTTTCCATCAGGAAGTGTTATAGATGGGTTGGCAGCTGCTTTGCTAGGTCGATGCCAGATGAAGAATATCAAGGGAACTTTGTGTGTTTCTTGGCCTGAATTTGGTGGGGCTGTGATGTCCCTGGTTAAATCTATACTACGCAGGAGTGTTTTGCCGTGCTTGGACTTGAAAATGAGTGGTGATGGTAAGGATGAATGTTTAAGATTCAACTGGACCAAGGGTCATCCTTTAGATTCTGAGTTGTATACCTGATGAACTAGGTTtcaggtactttttttttttttgataagtaggtTTCAGGtacttttttattctcttttttgtttgctCTGTATGGTTTTCTTCCttcttgctttctttcttttatcagtttttatcaaatattattCCTCTTTTATGCTGTTATTAAGATTGTGAAGATTGATCAAAGACCATGATGTTTTGGCCTTTATGATCCCAAGCTGTAACATTCACGCAATTTTTCTGGAATGTTTGGCATGTCTTGCATTTATGactactttatttatttatttatttatgaatacGTGTTGCTGGTGGCTTTTTACCTATCCAATGCTTCTTTTGGTACCCGCATCAATGACAAGCATACCTAGCACCCACATCGTATTGATTGTCCTCACAACTTGGTAGACTCACAGAGCATCAATTATGACCGATAAAAGTATAGCTATGCTGCTCTTCTTCATATTTActtattacatttattttacaccTGTTAATGTGTACcgtgttttaagtggttttcatgttagctatttaaaaaaaaaaaggataagtACTTAAAACACCTTAGGTTTGTCggtgtaaaataaatataataaatgagtGATAAGAGTGGCATTGTTCttcttaatatttaattagcCTGAAGGCCCTGAACTATAGTGATTCTGGCTTCGGCCTTCCTAAAGTGTGCCTTGGACCTACTTATGGGTGTTATAGCTA from Corylus avellana chromosome ca10, CavTom2PMs-1.0 includes:
- the LOC132164743 gene encoding uncharacterized protein LOC132164743, producing the protein MEDVITEIPPPSRFFQEDLNNFTPPSPPLPSPFLVFSNPKPDEPLRPSFLIVAISSPSLYVFHHLSTKSLIGSLVLPEISFAGNSSEPSLGDKSCNIYTLNVGDDSIILISVPCSIAAERSHIVAKLLIADKIIPQRVLILDSVQSRNFRGKLSPDEAFAFKLETSSERNGLGEGNGGSSLLKGIDYFPSGSVIDGLAAALLGRCQMKNIKGTLCVSWPEFGGAVMSLVKSILRRSVLPCLDLKMSGDGKDECLRFNWTKGHPLDSELYT